In Ornithinibacter aureus, the genomic stretch CGACCTCGTCTGGGACGGCGGCTCCTCGCAGCGCACCCCCGAGGAGATCTCGGCAGCGTCCGAGCGCGCTCGCAGCGGCCTGGCCACCAAGGAGAACCCGCTCAGCGACAACGACTGAGCACAGGCCCCGGTGGACGGGGCCGGCCGTGGACCACCCGCGCGGCTCGGGCTACCACCCTCGGGTGCCGGGCTCTCCCTTGAAGGGGCCGACCACCCGCGAGGTGATCCACCCTCCGTAGAACCCGCCGGCCTGGGGTTTCACGACCTCGCCGTCGACGAGGCAGCGATCCATCGCGCCCGGCATGAGGGCCACGTGGCCGACGAGCGCCGCGAAGCCGGGGCTGGGGTGGGGGTAGGCCCACGCGGCGCGCGGCGCGACGGCATCCCCACCCGCGCCCGCGGCGTCCCCACCGACGACGTCGAAGTACGAGGCGACGCCCTTGAACTCGCACCAGGTCGAGCCGGCCGTGTGACGCAGCGCCCCCGCCACGAACGCTCCCTCGGGCAGGTAGTAGGTCGGCGGGTGGCTCGTCTCGAGCACGCGCAGCGACGTGGTGGTGTCGGCGATGAGGACCCCGCCGAACCAGACCTGCACGTGCTCGGCGCTGGCCTCGACCCGGGGCGGCCGCGGGTAGTCCCACACGGATTCCTGCCCCGCAGCGACCGGGTGCGGGTGCGGGTGGCGGCGATTGCCTCGCTCTGACATGGCACCACGCTAATCCGGCTCGCCCTGCGACCCGTTCAGCCTTCGACACCGGGCACAGCGGGCGGATGCCGTGGGGTGCGGTCAGCGTCGGAAGCGGTAGCCCGCGCCCCGCACCGTCTCGATCCGGTCGCGACCGACCTTGGAGCGCAGCTGGGCGACGTAGACGTCGACGACGTTGGACCCCGGGGCGAAGTCGAAGCCCCACACGAGGTCGAGGAGCTGCTCTCGCGAGAGCACCTGGCCGGCGTGGCGCAGGAGGGTCTCGAGCAGCTGGAACTCGCGCTCGGTCAGGTCGTGGTCCACGCCCGCGACGGTCAGCCGCCGCTCGAGCAGGTCGAGCTCGACGTCGCCAGCGGTGAGCCGCGTGTCGTCGGCGCGCGTGGTGCCAGCGCCCGCCCGTCGGGACTCGGCGAGGCGCAGCGCCACCCTGGCCTCGAGCTCGGCGAAGTGGAACGGCTTCACGACGTAGTCGGTGGCACCGGTGGTGAGGCCGGCGACGGTGTCACGCACCCCTCCCCGGGCTGTCAGCACGATGACGGGGACGTCACTGCCACTGCCCCGCAGGTCGGCCAGCACCTCGAGCCCGTCACGGTCCGGCAGACCGAGGTCCAGCACGACGAGGTCGATGTCGCCGGCCAGCGCCAGATGCAGGCCCGTGGCGCCGTCGGCAGCGACCGAGGTCGTGTGCCCGGCAGCGCGCAGGCCGCGGTCGAGGAAGTCGGAGATGCGGGTCTCGTCCTCGACGATCAGGATGCGTGCCACCGGATCACCCTCTCACCGGCAGGTGCAGGCGAACCCGCGCCCCGGCATCCGTGTCGTCGATGACGACCTCACCGTGATGTGCCCGGGCGATGCCCGCGACGATCGCCAGGCCCAGCCCCGCGCCGTCGGCGCGTGACGTGCCGGCCCGCACGAAGCGTTCGAGCACCCGGGCCCGCTGCTCGGGGGCGATGCCCGGGCCGCTGTCGTGCACCCAGAGGTCGACCGAGTCCTCGCTGATGGCGCTGCCGATCCGGATGAGGTCGCCGGGCCCGGTGTGCGCCACGGCGTTCTCGGCGAGCTGGAGCATGGCCTGGAGAACGCGCTGCTCGTCGGCACTGAAGAACCCGGCACCGACCTCGTCGAGCTGCCAGTCGCGCTCGGCCAGCGAGCGCGCACGGGTCAGCACGCCGAGGGTGAGCTCGCTCAGCTCGACCGACCCGAGGACGACGAAGTCCGGGCCGTCCGAGCGCGCGAGGGTGAGCAGGTCCTCGACGAGGCGTCCCATCCGGTCGAGCTCGTCGAGGACCACGGCCATGGATGCCGCGCGCTCGGCTGGCACCTCGCTCAGCGTCTCGAGGTTGCCCCGCACGATGGTGATCGGCGTGCGCAGCTCGTGGCTCGCGTCGTCGAGGAACTGCCGCTGGTCGGCGAAGGCGTGCTCGAGCCGGTCGAGCATGCCGTTGAAGGTGCCCGCGAGCTGGGCGACCTCGTCGGTCCCGCGCACCTCGAGGCGCCGCGAGAGGTCGGAGGCGCCGATCTCCTCGGCTGCGCGACGCACGTCGTCCACGGGTCGCAGCACCCGACCCGCGGCCACCCACGCGAGGGCACTGGCGATGAGGAGCCCGACGGCCCCCGCACCGAGGAGCACGTACGTGACGACGTCGACCTCGCGTCGTTCGAGGTCGCGGAACACGCCCACCACCAGCGCCCCTCGAGTGGTCGAGCCCTCGACGAGCACCGGGACGACGCGGTAGGTGACCACCCCGCGCTCGGTCCGGACCTGACCGAGGCGGGTGTCCTGTGCGGCCGCGAAGGCGGCCACGGCATCCGGATCGAGGTCCAGACGAGCTGGCGGCTCCTGCGCGACGCGGCTGACCGGCACCCCGTCGACCAACCCGATGAGGGTCTCGTTCGCCTGGGGGATGCTGCGCTGGAGGTGCAGCTGGATGAGCCGTCGGGGGTCATCGAACGGCGACCGGGTCACGGGGTCGATTCCGGTCTGGGCCAGCGCCCGGAACTCGTCGACCTCCTGCGTCAGGGCGGCGTCGATGCGGTCGTCGACACGCGCCAAGAGGTACTGCCGGGTGATGACCAGGCTGACGAGCAGGGCCAGCGCGACCAGCGCCAGCTGGACGAGCAGCAGCCGGGCCCGGGCCGAGTCGCGAGGGCGCCAGGACCGCGCGGCTAACTCAGCCAACGGTGTACTCGAAGTCTTCGTCGACGGCCTCGCCGTCGTCATCGACGACACCCGCGTCGGTCGTCGGGTCGAACCGGCCGTCGCCGTCATCGGCGTACAGGAGGGCGACCAGCTCGCCGCTGGCCTGCACCGGCGTGGTCAGCCGGACCGTGGCGGTGCGCGTCGTGCCCGCCGTCACCGAGGCGCTGCCGAGCACCGCGCGGCTTCGGGGGTCGATGACGACGACGTGCCCGTCGGTGGTGGGCAGGCGCACCTGCTGGACGGCAACGGTGCTGCCGTCACCGCGCTGGTCGTCGACGTCCACCTCGGCAGCGGCATCTCGCACGACCGCCACGACCGGGGCGGCACCGCCCGGCGCCACGGTTGACGAAGGGCTCGGCGGCGTCGGGGTCGCCGGTGTGGTCGGTGTGGGGGTGTCGGATGCCGTGCCGCCGGGGTTCGCTGGCGAGCTGGACAGCACGATCGGGGCACCGACGACCTCCGGCTCGGGGTCGGCACCGCAGGCGCTGACCCCGAGCGCCACGGCGGCAACGAGGGCGAGCGATGCTGCTCGCCTGGCGGCTCCTCGGGTCGTGCGCATGGGTCCATCGTGCCTCGTCCGGGTGAGCCCAGCGTGAGGGTCACATGAAGGATCCTTCATGCTCGGCCCGCCACCAACTCTTGGAGCTGATGGTCCTGTGGGCCCTTGCTGGGCACCGACGCGCCCCCGCAGAACGCCGAAGGCCCCCTCGACAGGTGCCGGGAGGGCTTTCGGTACAACGGTGGAGCCGCCTATCGGAATCGAACCGATGACCTATTCATTACGAGTGAATCGCTCTGGCCGACTGAGCTAAGGCGGCAGGTGTCCGAGCTGGCTCAGGCACGCCGCACGAGTATACGAGTCGACCGCGATCGGCGCGAATCCCGCCCCTGCTCAGGGCGCGAGGGAGGACCAACCAGCCGGACGGCATCCCGCCTCGTCAGCAGGACAAGCCGTCCTTGGGCACGGTGCCCTTGAGGTAGTAGGCATCGACCGCCTTGTCGACACAGTCGTTCGAGCGCGTGTAGGCCGTGTGCCCGTCACCGTCGAAGGTGATGAGCGAGGCGTCGGCCAGCTGGTCGCGCAGCCGCACCGACCACTCGTACGGCGTGGCGGGGTCGCGGGTCGTGCCGATGACGACGATGGGCGCCGCCCCCTGTGCCGCAACGGTCTTCGGCCCACCGGTGGGCTCGATCGGCCAGAGGCCGCACGGCAGCGAGCTCCACATGAGGAACGGCCCCCACGTGGGCGCCTGCGCCACCGACTCCTCGGCAAGACGGGCGCGCTCGGCCACGTCGTTGGTCTCGGGCTTGTCGAGGCAGTTGACCGCGTAGATGACCTCCATGATGTTGCCGGCGTACTGGCCGCCCGGGTTGCGGTCCGCGTACTGGTTGGCGAGCTGCATGAGCGAGGTGCCGTCACCCTTGAGCGCCTCGGACATGGCGTCCACGAGGGTTCGCCACTGCCCCTGGTCGTACATGGCGGCGGCGATGCCCAGCGAGGCCCAGCCCTCGGTCAGCTGGGGCACGGCGTTGTCACCGGTGCGTGGCAGGGGGTTGACGTCCACCGCGCGCAGGAAGGCGCGCAGACCCTCCATGACCTCGTCGACGGAGTCGCCGAGCGGGCAGTCGCCCTCCTCGACGCAGTACGCCGCCCACTCGCGGGTGGCTCGTTCGAAGCCCTTGGCCTGACCCAGGTTGATCTCCTCAGCCGTGAGATCCGGCGCGACGACGCCGTCCAGCACCATCCGGCCGACCTGCGCCGGAAAGAGATCGGCGTAGATGGTGCCGAGGTAGGTGCCGTAGGACTTGCCGAGGTAGGTGAGCTTCTCCTCGCCGAGCGCCGCTCGCAGGATGTCCATGTCGCGGGCGGCGTCCTGCGTGGACACGTGCCCCAGCAGCGGCCCGGCAGTGGTGGCGCAGCTCTGACCCAGGCCCTCGGCGTTCCTGGCGAACGACTGTTCCTCGGCCGCGTCGTCCGGCGTGGGGTCCGACCCGAGGAAGGTGTCGAGGTCGGCGTCGGTGAGGCAGTCGATCGGAGCCGACCGGCCGACCCCGCGCGGGTCGAAGCCGACGACGTCGTAGGCGTCGCGCACTCCCTTGCCGACGATGAAGTCAGCCGCCCGCGCATAGTCCACCCCGGACCCACCGGGGCCACCCGGGTTGACGACGAGCGAGCCGATCCGCTTCGAGTCACGCGCTGCCGGGACCTTGATGACCGACACCTCGATGGTGTCGCCGTCCGGCTGCGCGTAGTCGAGCGGAACCGTCAGCGTGGCGCACTGCGCCCCCTCGCAGTCACTCCACGCAAGCTGCTGGGAGTAGAAGGAGGCCAGCCCTTCGGCACCCGGAGGTGGGGTCTGCGGCGCCACCGAGGTGCGCTCGTCGCCGGAGCCGCCGATCCCGGGGAGCGTGCACGCGGACGCCATCAGGGCGGCGACCGCGACACCGGCAAGGGCAGCAAAGCGTCGGCGTCTCATGGCTCGCACGATAAGCGAGCACGCTGCGCGGGGCGGAATCGAGCAGGTCACGATCCGGTCGCGGCTGCACATCGGGTGCCCCCACCGAGTCCGGCTGGAAGCGGGTCGGATGCCGCGCGGGTCGCCTCAGCGGGGCAGCCGCAGCTGCAGCGCCATCGCCTCGAGGGCCAGGAGCGGGTTGACGTTGGCGCCGATGCGCTCTCGGGCGGTGCCGATCGCGTCCATGGCGCGCAACAGTGCCTCGGCCTCGAAGACCTCGCTGACGCGCTGCACCACCTGGCGACTGTCCTCGTTGATGAGCGGCGTCCCGGCGCCGGTGCGCAGCACGAGCGCGTCGCGGTACACCGACAGCAGGTCGACCAGCGACCGGTCGATGACGTCGCGGGTGAAGCGAGTCGCCCGGGTCTTCTGCTCCTTCTCCAGCGACGACAGCTGCGAGCGGATGTGCGGCGGCTGGGTGCGCGCCGACGGATCGGCCCCGAGCACCTCCATCAGCCGGGCCCGCTCTGCGGCGTCCCGTTCGCTGGAGGCCGCGGCCGACTCCTCCGTCGCGATGGTGACGAGGTCACCGGCTGCCCCCACGGCATCCCCGACGCTCGAGATCTTCGCGGCGAGCGCGACGACGTCGTGACGACGGATGCGCGCGTGCTCGTCACGGGCGAGCCTGCGCGCCAGACCGACGTGCGACTGGGCGGCCCGCGCGGCATACAGCGCCATCGGCGGGTCGATGCCGTCACGCCGGGTGAGCAGATCGGCGACGGCCTCGACCGACGGGGTGCGCAGTCGCACGTGCCGCGAGCGTGAACGGATCGTGATGATGACGTCCTCGACGGAGGGAGCGCACAGCATCCACACCGTCCTGGGCGTGGGCTCCTCGAGGGCCTTGAGCAGTGCGTCGGCCGCACGCTCGGTGAGGCGGTCGGCATCCTCGACGATGATCACCCGGTAGCGCCCCACCGACGGGCTCCTGGCGGCGAGCTGGACGAGGTCGCGCGCCTGCTCGACCTTGATCGTCAACCCCTCGGTCGCGATCACGTCGACGTCGGCGTGGGTGGCCTCCAGCGCCGTGCGGCACTCGCGGCACGTGCCGCAGCCACCGTCCGGGCAGAGCAGGGCGGCCGCGAAGGCGCGAGCCGCCACCGAGCGACCCGACCCGGGTGGGCCGGTGAACAGCCAGGCGTGGGTCATCGCCGCGGGAATGCTCACCGCGTGCTCGAGCGTCGCGACGGCCACCTCCTGACCGATGACGTCACGCCAGACGCTCACGGCGCGGCACCGGGGTCCGCGGCCACGAGGCCCATCACCTCGAGTCGGGCGATCACCTGCTCGTGCAGGTGCTCGGGCGGCTGCGTGCCGTCGACGACGAGGTAGCGGTCCGGGTGCTCGGCCGCCATGGTGAGGAAGTGGTGGCGAATGGCCTCGTGGAAGGCGTCGGCCTCGGACTCGAGCCGATCGTGGGTTCCGCCCCGGCGGCGCCGGCCCTCGGCAGCGGTGATGTCGACGATGACCGTGAGGTCGGGCACGAGGCCGTGCACCGCCCACATCTGCAGGTCGTGCACCTCGGCAGCCCCGAGGTCGCGCCCGGCCCCCTGGTAGGCGACGGAGGAGTCCGTGTAGCGGTCGGTGAGCACGACCTCGCCGCGTTCCAGGGCAGGGCGGACCAGCTGGTCGACGTGGTGGGCCTTGTCCGCGGCGAAGAGCAGCGCCTCGGCCCGGGGTGAGACGTGGTCGCCGTGCAGGACGAGGTCACGGATCGCCGCGCCCAGTTCGGTGCCGCCGGGTTGGCGGGTGACCGTGACCGTGCACCCTCGGGCACGCAGGGCCTGCGCGAGCAGCCGCACCTGGGTCGACTTGCCCGCGCCGTCACCGCCCTCGAAGGCGATGAACAACCCGTCGTGTCCTGTCACGCAGGCGAGCCTAGGCCAGCGCCACGACACTGGCGTCCCACGGCATCCGCCCTTGCCTGCCCCCACCGGCACCCCATCCGGCGCCCCCACCAGTCGAGAGTATGCGAATCGCCGTCAGTGGAGTGCTCCCAGCGGCGATTCGCATACTCTCGACCAGGGCTGTGGGGGGTCAGAGCGCGTCGTGCCGGTCGGCGTTCGCGTGGATGGCGTCGTGCACGTACTGCGCAAGCCCGGGCGCGAGGTCCTCGTAGGTCTTCGTGAACCTCGGGTCGGCGACGTACATGTCGGCCAGGTTCCGGTGGAACGCGTGGTCGAGGTCGTAGAACCGCTGCGCGATGTGCACGCGGTGCGTCTCGGCGGCAGCCATCGCCTCGTCCGAATCGGGGGCGGCACCCGAGGTGAGGGCGGCCACGAACGCCGCGTTGACGGCATCCACCTCGACCTTGACCTGCTCCCAGTCGGCCGGGGTGTAGCGCTTGGTGCGAGCAGCGGACTGCTTCCACGCGTCGGTGTCGCCCCAGCGCTCCTCGGCCTCGGCCTGGTACTCGTCGGAGAATCCGTCGCCGAACAGGCCCTTGAGCTCCTCGGTCGTGGCGGGTCGGTCGTTCATCTCTGCCTCCAGTGCTGCGTCGATGGCCGTGACGAGCTCGGTGAGCTCGCCCAGCCGGGTCAGGACCGCCTCGCG encodes the following:
- a CDS encoding DUF427 domain-containing protein; the encoded protein is MSERGNRRHPHPHPVAAGQESVWDYPRPPRVEASAEHVQVWFGGVLIADTTTSLRVLETSHPPTYYLPEGAFVAGALRHTAGSTWCEFKGVASYFDVVGGDAAGAGGDAVAPRAAWAYPHPSPGFAALVGHVALMPGAMDRCLVDGEVVKPQAGGFYGGWITSRVVGPFKGEPGTRGW
- a CDS encoding response regulator transcription factor, with amino-acid sequence MARILIVEDETRISDFLDRGLRAAGHTTSVAADGATGLHLALAGDIDLVVLDLGLPDRDGLEVLADLRGSGSDVPVIVLTARGGVRDTVAGLTTGATDYVVKPFHFAELEARVALRLAESRRAGAGTTRADDTRLTAGDVELDLLERRLTVAGVDHDLTEREFQLLETLLRHAGQVLSREQLLDLVWGFDFAPGSNVVDVYVAQLRSKVGRDRIETVRGAGYRFRR
- a CDS encoding sensor histidine kinase; this translates as MAELAARSWRPRDSARARLLLVQLALVALALLVSLVITRQYLLARVDDRIDAALTQEVDEFRALAQTGIDPVTRSPFDDPRRLIQLHLQRSIPQANETLIGLVDGVPVSRVAQEPPARLDLDPDAVAAFAAAQDTRLGQVRTERGVVTYRVVPVLVEGSTTRGALVVGVFRDLERREVDVVTYVLLGAGAVGLLIASALAWVAAGRVLRPVDDVRRAAEEIGASDLSRRLEVRGTDEVAQLAGTFNGMLDRLEHAFADQRQFLDDASHELRTPITIVRGNLETLSEVPAERAASMAVVLDELDRMGRLVEDLLTLARSDGPDFVVLGSVELSELTLGVLTRARSLAERDWQLDEVGAGFFSADEQRVLQAMLQLAENAVAHTGPGDLIRIGSAISEDSVDLWVHDSGPGIAPEQRARVLERFVRAGTSRADGAGLGLAIVAGIARAHHGEVVIDDTDAGARVRLHLPVRG
- a CDS encoding DUF7282 domain-containing protein produces the protein MRTTRGAARRAASLALVAAVALGVSACGADPEPEVVGAPIVLSSSPANPGGTASDTPTPTTPATPTPPSPSSTVAPGGAAPVVAVVRDAAAEVDVDDQRGDGSTVAVQQVRLPTTDGHVVVIDPRSRAVLGSASVTAGTTRTATVRLTTPVQASGELVALLYADDGDGRFDPTTDAGVVDDDGEAVDEDFEYTVG
- a CDS encoding alpha/beta hydrolase yields the protein MRRRRFAALAGVAVAALMASACTLPGIGGSGDERTSVAPQTPPPGAEGLASFYSQQLAWSDCEGAQCATLTVPLDYAQPDGDTIEVSVIKVPAARDSKRIGSLVVNPGGPGGSGVDYARAADFIVGKGVRDAYDVVGFDPRGVGRSAPIDCLTDADLDTFLGSDPTPDDAAEEQSFARNAEGLGQSCATTAGPLLGHVSTQDAARDMDILRAALGEEKLTYLGKSYGTYLGTIYADLFPAQVGRMVLDGVVAPDLTAEEINLGQAKGFERATREWAAYCVEEGDCPLGDSVDEVMEGLRAFLRAVDVNPLPRTGDNAVPQLTEGWASLGIAAAMYDQGQWRTLVDAMSEALKGDGTSLMQLANQYADRNPGGQYAGNIMEVIYAVNCLDKPETNDVAERARLAEESVAQAPTWGPFLMWSSLPCGLWPIEPTGGPKTVAAQGAAPIVVIGTTRDPATPYEWSVRLRDQLADASLITFDGDGHTAYTRSNDCVDKAVDAYYLKGTVPKDGLSC
- a CDS encoding DNA polymerase III subunit delta'; protein product: MSVWRDVIGQEVAVATLEHAVSIPAAMTHAWLFTGPPGSGRSVAARAFAAALLCPDGGCGTCRECRTALEATHADVDVIATEGLTIKVEQARDLVQLAARSPSVGRYRVIIVEDADRLTERAADALLKALEEPTPRTVWMLCAPSVEDVIITIRSRSRHVRLRTPSVEAVADLLTRRDGIDPPMALYAARAAQSHVGLARRLARDEHARIRRHDVVALAAKISSVGDAVGAAGDLVTIATEESAAASSERDAAERARLMEVLGADPSARTQPPHIRSQLSSLEKEQKTRATRFTRDVIDRSLVDLLSVYRDALVLRTGAGTPLINEDSRQVVQRVSEVFEAEALLRAMDAIGTARERIGANVNPLLALEAMALQLRLPR
- the tmk gene encoding dTMP kinase, whose translation is MTGHDGLFIAFEGGDGAGKSTQVRLLAQALRARGCTVTVTRQPGGTELGAAIRDLVLHGDHVSPRAEALLFAADKAHHVDQLVRPALERGEVVLTDRYTDSSVAYQGAGRDLGAAEVHDLQMWAVHGLVPDLTVIVDITAAEGRRRRGGTHDRLESEADAFHEAIRHHFLTMAAEHPDRYLVVDGTQPPEHLHEQVIARLEVMGLVAADPGAAP
- a CDS encoding MerR family transcriptional regulator; its protein translation is MTATSQHTASVELTVGQVAQTFGVTVRTLHHYDAQGLVVPSARTHAGYRLYTDADLSRLATVVTYRRLGLPLTEVRDLLDGQGTASEHLRRQREAVLTRLGELTELVTAIDAALEAEMNDRPATTEELKGLFGDGFSDEYQAEAEERWGDTDAWKQSAARTKRYTPADWEQVKVEVDAVNAAFVAALTSGAAPDSDEAMAAAETHRVHIAQRFYDLDHAFHRNLADMYVADPRFTKTYEDLAPGLAQYVHDAIHANADRHDAL